A window of Flammeovirga kamogawensis genomic DNA:
GGTATTGATCATCTGTTGGCTCAATTTGACTTGCATTTAGAGTTAGCACATGCCCAAATTCATGGATTAAAGTATGCTGATAATCAAGAATAACTTTTTCATCATGTGATGAAAGGTCGGTATCTTTCACATCTAACTCAATTTGCCATTCAGAGTTATTCCCATTTAAACTATTCATTCCGCCAAGATCTTCTTGAATTCCATCTGTATAAAGTCTAAATGATGTGATATATTGTTTTATAGGCTCATGGGGTAGAGTATTTGTAATAAAAGACCAATACTCTATACCAATAACATCAGATTCATTATTATTTAGAATTATTTCTCCATTTTTGATGGTCCATAACCCGATTTCTGTTCCAACTTTTTCTTGACCTACTACTATGAAAGATAAAGTAATAAAGTAGAGAAATGAGTAGATTCTTATCATAATTTTTAAGAAGGTTTAAATTTATATCAGCAATAGAAATTACAAAATTGATAGGTCACAAAAAAGAGGTGAACTGATTATCTATCAATCCACCTCTTCATTTCAAAAAACTATATATTAATGAAGACTACATCCACATTTAGGAATTGTAAAACCATTTGTTTGTTCATGCCATTCAAATGATTCATTATAGCCATCTTCTTCCCAATAGAATTTTTTACGTTTTTCTCCATCAATCTGATCCATATTTTCAGCATCATAAAGAACTCCGTTAATCATTACTTTTTCGATAGATTCACTATTATAAATATCTTCTAAAGGATTTTTCTCAAGAATAATTAGATCAGCTAATTTCCCTTTTTCTAAAGAACCAATATCATCATCTAAACCAAGATAATGTGCACCATTGTAAGTGGCAGAACGAATTGCTTCCATAGGAGACATTCCACCTTGTGCCAGCATCCATAATTCCCAATGAGCTCCAATTCCTTGTATTTGACCATGAGCACCTAGATTCACTTTTACTCCTTTATCAGACAACATTTTTGCAGATTTAGAAGTGGCAATATGTCCAATTTCATATTCCTTTTCAGGAACCATCGTTCTATGTCTAGAACGACTGTCAATAATTGCTCTTGGTGTAAACTTTAAAAGACGTTCTTTTTCCCAAACATTGGTATGTTGGTACCAATAGTATTCTCCATTAATACCACCGTAATTTACAATTAGTGTAGGAGTGTAGCCAACTTCTGTTTTAGCCCACAGATTTTGAACGTCATTAAAAACAGGAGTAACTGGAATATTATGCTCAATACCTGTATGTCCATCAACAATCATAGACATGTTGTGGTAGAATGTAGAACCACCTTCAGGAACAACCATGATTTCTTCTTCTTCTGCAGCTTTTATTACTTGCTGGCGTTGTTCCCTTCTTGGTTGATTATAACTTTTTACAGAGATAGCACCCCAAGCTTTAGTTCTTCTTATTGCAGACCTTGCATCGTCTAAACTATTAATATTTGCTTTAAAATCACCATCAGCTCCATAAAGTATCACTCCAGTAGAGTAAATACGAGGGCCAACCATTGCTCCAGTTTTAACCATTTCAGATTGGTTAAATACCATTTCCGAATTGGCAGAAGGATCGTGTGTCGTAGTTACTCCATATGCTAGGTTTGTAAAATATGGCCAGTTTTGTTTGGCACTTAACCCTAATCTAAATGCACCTAAATGAGCATGAGCATCAACAATACCTGGCATAATTGTTTTATTTTGGCAGTCAATTACTTTAGCACCAGATGGTATTTTAATATCATTTCCAATGGCCTGAATTCTATTTTCTTTAATAATAATAGTCCCATTTTCGATTACTTTATTTTGCTGATCAACTGTAATAATTCTAGCATTAGTTAATGCGTATACAGTTGTAGGTTTTGCAGAAGTTAATTCAAGATTGATCTTTATTCCTTCTGTTTTCATATCGGGTAAATCTTTTGGGGCACCCTCTATAAAAGAGAAAACATCTTTTAAGTCAGTAGAAAAATATTCATTTCCTAGTGACCAATGTAACTGAGTATTATCATTAGACCAGTGAATATTATAACCTGCATCTTTGGCAACTTGGGCAACAGGTATTGCTTTAGTAGAAGAAGACAGGTCAATAGGTTTTCCAGTCTTTGGCATTGGAGCAATATAAACTTTAAATAACTCTGTAAATGCAATCCATTTGTTATCAGGTGAAGGCACAAATTGGTTTGTATATTTTGTTGTGAAATGTACTTTTACATCCTCTCCATTTAAATTTACACTTTTAAATGCTTTTTTAAGACTTCCGAAAAAGAACCCACCTGTTTGGTAATACACTCGGTCACCTTTCGTATTGAATTTTGGGAAATCACCACTTTCTACTATTCTTTTTAAAGTGCTTAAGTCTGAAATTGCAACTGTATATAAACCTGGATTTTTGGTAAAAGCATAACCTTGTTGATTATTACCCGCTTCTTTCACAAAAACTAATGACTTATTATCAGGTGAAAATTGAGGTCTTCTATAAATACCCTTTGGTAATGCAAGGGTAGAAGTTGAATTATCGTTTAGATTAATTACATGAATTTTTCCTTTTTCTTGATCTGACCATGAAGTATATACCAATTTATTACCGTCTAATGATAAACTAGGTTCATATTCAAATGCAATGTTTTGAGTAGTTAGCCTCTTCGGTTTTCCATTTGGTAATTTCTTACTATATAAATATCCTGCTGCATGAAAATAAATGGTTTTTCCATCTTTAGATGTAACAACATTTCTAATTGCCTTAGCTGTAAATTTATCAGGGGCAACTTCATGTTTAAATCGTAACGATTTTGAAACTTCTTGATCAACATCAACAGAAAAAGGAACAATTTCACCTTTACCAGTAGTAGTATTAACTTTCCATATTTTACCACCTTTACCCCAAATTATTATATGTTTATCATCTGGTGTCCAAGCATATTTTGTTGAAGGACCAAAAATTGCCCAGGCTTCTTGTTGATCTTTTTCGAGTTGATCAAATAATGGGGTTTGAGTATTGTTTTCAAAATCATGTATATATAAAACAGATTTTGTTCTCACTCTTCTTATAAATGATAGTTTTTTACCATCGTGCGAAGGTTTAGGACCAATTGCACCTCCAGGACCACTAACTACAGTTTTAATTTCTCCTGATTGTCTATCATATGATTTAATGACATAAATCTGATTATTTGGGTCTTTATTATATTGGAAAAAACCACCAGGGTAAACATCCTCTGAGAAATAGATATATCTACCATCATTAGACACACTTGGCTCGTTTATATCTTGTTGTTCATTTTTTCTTTTAACGAGTTCAATACCTTCACCTCCAGAAATATGATACATCCATAATGCTCCAGCACCCAAAGATCTTGTGAAAGTATAGTGCTTTCTTGCAACTAAATATTGACTATCCTCGGTCCAAGTTGGGTTATTTAATAACCTGAATTTTTCACTTGTGATTTTTTTTGGATCAGACCCATCTGTTTTCATATACCAGATATTATCTCCGCCTCCAGCATCAGAAGTAAAAGCGATATATTTTCCATTTGGAGAATATTTTGGTTGAACTTCCCATGCTAAACCACCTCTTAAAAGAGTGGCTTTTCCACCAGTGATTGGCATTGAATAAATGTCTCCTAATAAAT
This region includes:
- a CDS encoding putative zinc-binding metallopeptidase; its protein translation is MIRIYSFLYFITLSFIVVGQEKVGTEIGLWTIKNGEIILNNNESDVIGIEYWSFITNTLPHEPIKQYITSFRLYTDGIQEDLGGMNSLNGNNSEWQIELDVKDTDLSSHDEKVILDYQHTLIHEFGHVLTLNASQIEPTDDQYQDNDKGYLTSEGYAKEDSYLGQYIKLFWKNDLLFEWDKIDAIKNERRKLKKLYTFYLIHEEEFVTDYATETPEEDIAEAWTFFVLDEISSPTTIKEQKITFFSQFPELIKYRNEIRENLKIIPANYLENYTSD
- a CDS encoding amidohydrolase family protein; translation: MINKRNLLLSIKFLLLSSLTTTFAQEKAEKWDVNKPQRETSKINFTTDEGTWLNLDVSPDGKSIVFDLLGDIYSMPITGGKATLLRGGLAWEVQPKYSPNGKYIAFTSDAGGGDNIWYMKTDGSDPKKITSEKFRLLNNPTWTEDSQYLVARKHYTFTRSLGAGALWMYHISGGEGIELVKRKNEQQDINEPSVSNDGRYIYFSEDVYPGGFFQYNKDPNNQIYVIKSYDRQSGEIKTVVSGPGGAIGPKPSHDGKKLSFIRRVRTKSVLYIHDFENNTQTPLFDQLEKDQQEAWAIFGPSTKYAWTPDDKHIIIWGKGGKIWKVNTTTGKGEIVPFSVDVDQEVSKSLRFKHEVAPDKFTAKAIRNVVTSKDGKTIYFHAAGYLYSKKLPNGKPKRLTTQNIAFEYEPSLSLDGNKLVYTSWSDQEKGKIHVINLNDNSTSTLALPKGIYRRPQFSPDNKSLVFVKEAGNNQQGYAFTKNPGLYTVAISDLSTLKRIVESGDFPKFNTKGDRVYYQTGGFFFGSLKKAFKSVNLNGEDVKVHFTTKYTNQFVPSPDNKWIAFTELFKVYIAPMPKTGKPIDLSSSTKAIPVAQVAKDAGYNIHWSNDNTQLHWSLGNEYFSTDLKDVFSFIEGAPKDLPDMKTEGIKINLELTSAKPTTVYALTNARIITVDQQNKVIENGTIIIKENRIQAIGNDIKIPSGAKVIDCQNKTIMPGIVDAHAHLGAFRLGLSAKQNWPYFTNLAYGVTTTHDPSANSEMVFNQSEMVKTGAMVGPRIYSTGVILYGADGDFKANINSLDDARSAIRRTKAWGAISVKSYNQPRREQRQQVIKAAEEEEIMVVPEGGSTFYHNMSMIVDGHTGIEHNIPVTPVFNDVQNLWAKTEVGYTPTLIVNYGGINGEYYWYQHTNVWEKERLLKFTPRAIIDSRSRHRTMVPEKEYEIGHIATSKSAKMLSDKGVKVNLGAHGQIQGIGAHWELWMLAQGGMSPMEAIRSATYNGAHYLGLDDDIGSLEKGKLADLIILEKNPLEDIYNSESIEKVMINGVLYDAENMDQIDGEKRKKFYWEEDGYNESFEWHEQTNGFTIPKCGCSLH